The Brachyhypopomus gauderio isolate BG-103 unplaced genomic scaffold, BGAUD_0.2 sc71, whole genome shotgun sequence genome has a segment encoding these proteins:
- the ube2l3b gene encoding ubiquitin-conjugating enzyme E2 L3b isoform X1: MAASRRLHKELEEIRKSGMKNFRNIQVDESNILTWQGLIVPDNPPYDKGAFRIEIIFPAEYPFKPPKITFKTKIYHPNIDEKGQVCLPVISAENWKPATKTDQVIQSLIALVNDPQPEHPLRADLAEEYSKDRKKFFKNAEEFTKKHGEKRPVD, translated from the exons ATGGCGGCGAGCAGGCGACTGCACAAG GAGCTTGAAGAAATCCGCAAGTCTGGAATGAAAAACTTCCGTAACATTCAAGTGGATGAATCTAATATATTGACATGGCAAGGACTCATCGTCCCA GACAACCCTCCTTATGATAAAGGAGCGTTCAGGATTGAGATCATCTTCCCTGCTGAATACCCCTTTAAACCCCCCAAGATCACATTCAAGACAAAAATCTACCACCCCAACATTGACGAGAAGGGACAGGTGTGTCTGCCCGTCATTAGTGCAGAGAACTGGAAACCAGCCACCAAAACTGACCAAG TCATTCAGTCCCTCATTGCCTTGGTGAACGACCCACAGCCAGAACACCCCCTGAGGGCCGACCTAGCCGAGGAATATTCAAAGGACCGTAAAAAATTCTTTAAGAACGCAGAAGAGTTTACAAAGAAACATGGTGAAAAACGGCCAGTGGACTAA
- the ube2l3b gene encoding ubiquitin-conjugating enzyme E2 L3b isoform X2 codes for MELEEIRKSGMKNFRNIQVDESNILTWQGLIVPDNPPYDKGAFRIEIIFPAEYPFKPPKITFKTKIYHPNIDEKGQVCLPVISAENWKPATKTDQVIQSLIALVNDPQPEHPLRADLAEEYSKDRKKFFKNAEEFTKKHGEKRPVD; via the exons ATG GAGCTTGAAGAAATCCGCAAGTCTGGAATGAAAAACTTCCGTAACATTCAAGTGGATGAATCTAATATATTGACATGGCAAGGACTCATCGTCCCA GACAACCCTCCTTATGATAAAGGAGCGTTCAGGATTGAGATCATCTTCCCTGCTGAATACCCCTTTAAACCCCCCAAGATCACATTCAAGACAAAAATCTACCACCCCAACATTGACGAGAAGGGACAGGTGTGTCTGCCCGTCATTAGTGCAGAGAACTGGAAACCAGCCACCAAAACTGACCAAG TCATTCAGTCCCTCATTGCCTTGGTGAACGACCCACAGCCAGAACACCCCCTGAGGGCCGACCTAGCCGAGGAATATTCAAAGGACCGTAAAAAATTCTTTAAGAACGCAGAAGAGTTTACAAAGAAACATGGTGAAAAACGGCCAGTGGACTAA
- the ube2l3b gene encoding ubiquitin-conjugating enzyme E2 L3b isoform X3 → MKNFRNIQVDESNILTWQGLIVPDNPPYDKGAFRIEIIFPAEYPFKPPKITFKTKIYHPNIDEKGQVCLPVISAENWKPATKTDQVIQSLIALVNDPQPEHPLRADLAEEYSKDRKKFFKNAEEFTKKHGEKRPVD, encoded by the exons ATGAAAAACTTCCGTAACATTCAAGTGGATGAATCTAATATATTGACATGGCAAGGACTCATCGTCCCA GACAACCCTCCTTATGATAAAGGAGCGTTCAGGATTGAGATCATCTTCCCTGCTGAATACCCCTTTAAACCCCCCAAGATCACATTCAAGACAAAAATCTACCACCCCAACATTGACGAGAAGGGACAGGTGTGTCTGCCCGTCATTAGTGCAGAGAACTGGAAACCAGCCACCAAAACTGACCAAG TCATTCAGTCCCTCATTGCCTTGGTGAACGACCCACAGCCAGAACACCCCCTGAGGGCCGACCTAGCCGAGGAATATTCAAAGGACCGTAAAAAATTCTTTAAGAACGCAGAAGAGTTTACAAAGAAACATGGTGAAAAACGGCCAGTGGACTAA